From one Desulforegula conservatrix Mb1Pa genomic stretch:
- a CDS encoding WYL domain-containing protein: MSIKDIIASAGRNLHTIIITAREDDGSTETREAEPYSYRIKGQDEKFFCYDIRKGGIRNFHVSSIISVKETQNTFTPRWPVEV; this comes from the coding sequence ATGAGTATTAAAGACATAATAGCTTCAGCCGGTCGCAATCTGCACACCATCATCATTACCGCTCGCGAAGATGATGGAAGCACAGAAACGAGAGAAGCGGAGCCATACAGCTATCGTATCAAGGGCCAAGACGAAAAGTTCTTTTGTTATGACATAAGAAAAGGCGGCATTCGCAATTTTCATGTCTCCAGTATTATCTCAGTAAAAGAAACACAAAACACATTCACTCCTCGCTGGCCTGTTGAGGTGTAA